A part of Aurantimicrobium sp. MWH-Uga1 genomic DNA contains:
- a CDS encoding helicase-associated domain-containing protein, producing the protein MSSSLTISKRLRALDDQQLQELLSWRLTSVTGLKDYFDVADALLGDESLQRALQRIPVTLLQELREISHTPRRASAQLSALLKSELLGDEETVVYPEVAHAVNSLPEIPSPAALISPVEQVSPVKAAAAIEQSLAIVSSLEDVIASVESHPVKQLARGGLSAQDQQRLSSLLPPQVSNPLSLLALSSKAGLLALVSNMWIPGQEVATWQQAPLAGKWLSIASGWSTSLSPQLREALQDNSDWGHPLANWVEATYPLGHQWLDSEMQAAVEQAHLLGLEVQGIVTDIGRAVVSGDFAAAEQAVTALIPPYATHVFVQHDFTVIAPSPLAPEDEQFMRQLCAVESRGIASTYRITSHGVNALLSQGFSAAEIVKRLGALAATDIPQAVSYFITDLGERFGSITVNQGVSGAVVTALDPLVLRTIAADRALTALSLRRGDENTLVCTHSAEVVLNALLEAKYSAQLVDKSGNIVSSRPVRAQLEVLPDVPSATSVLIERLRGSREAGTTDDATWIARQLDLAVRNKSILIVSVSMPDGEREFTIEPKGFSNGRLRCLDRNTEVERTLPASHITSVRLA; encoded by the coding sequence GTGTCCTCTTCTCTCACTATTTCCAAACGTCTGCGTGCGTTGGATGATCAGCAGCTTCAGGAATTACTGAGCTGGCGCTTAACTTCTGTCACCGGGCTCAAGGATTACTTCGACGTTGCTGACGCGCTGCTGGGCGACGAGTCGCTGCAGCGCGCTCTGCAACGCATCCCGGTGACGTTGTTGCAGGAACTTCGTGAGATCTCTCACACTCCTCGCCGCGCTTCAGCGCAGCTGTCTGCACTGTTGAAGTCTGAACTTCTTGGTGATGAAGAAACGGTGGTCTATCCCGAGGTTGCTCATGCTGTGAACAGCCTGCCTGAGATTCCCAGCCCAGCTGCTCTGATCTCCCCGGTGGAGCAGGTTTCACCTGTGAAAGCTGCAGCGGCTATTGAACAGTCTCTGGCCATTGTGTCTTCGCTGGAGGATGTGATTGCCAGCGTGGAATCTCATCCCGTCAAACAACTTGCTCGTGGTGGTCTCAGCGCACAGGATCAGCAGCGCCTGTCTTCACTACTTCCTCCGCAGGTGAGCAATCCCCTGTCGCTGCTTGCGCTGAGCAGCAAGGCAGGACTTCTTGCCCTGGTTTCGAACATGTGGATTCCCGGTCAGGAAGTAGCAACGTGGCAACAAGCTCCTCTGGCCGGCAAGTGGCTCAGTATTGCCTCAGGTTGGTCCACATCGTTATCGCCTCAATTGCGTGAGGCACTTCAGGACAACAGCGACTGGGGACACCCTCTCGCCAACTGGGTTGAAGCAACGTATCCACTGGGTCACCAATGGCTCGACAGCGAGATGCAGGCGGCAGTAGAGCAAGCTCACCTATTGGGCCTTGAGGTGCAGGGCATCGTCACCGATATTGGTCGTGCCGTGGTTTCCGGTGACTTTGCCGCCGCCGAGCAGGCGGTCACAGCGCTCATTCCTCCCTATGCCACGCACGTCTTTGTACAGCATGACTTCACGGTGATTGCTCCCAGCCCCCTGGCTCCCGAAGACGAGCAGTTCATGAGGCAACTGTGTGCTGTGGAGTCGCGCGGCATTGCCAGCACATACCGCATTACTTCACACGGAGTGAATGCTCTGCTTTCTCAGGGCTTCAGCGCGGCAGAGATTGTGAAGCGTCTTGGCGCCCTGGCAGCGACAGATATTCCTCAAGCCGTGAGCTACTTCATCACCGACCTTGGTGAGCGTTTTGGATCCATCACGGTGAACCAGGGTGTTTCTGGCGCAGTGGTTACTGCACTCGATCCGCTGGTGCTGCGCACCATCGCAGCCGATCGCGCACTGACTGCACTGTCATTACGTCGAGGTGATGAGAACACTCTGGTGTGTACGCACTCTGCTGAGGTCGTGCTCAATGCTTTGCTGGAAGCAAAGTATTCGGCTCAGCTGGTCGACAAGTCCGGAAACATTGTTTCCTCACGGCCTGTGCGCGCACAGCTTGAGGTTTTACCCGACGTACCCTCAGCCACCAGCGTGTTGATTGAACGCCTGCGTGGAAGCCGCGAAGCTGGAACTACCGATGATGCCACCTGGATTGCGCGTCAGCTTGATCTTGCTGTGCGCAATAAGAGCATTCTGATTGTGAGCGTCAGCATGCCCGATGGTGAACGTGAGTTCACCATCGAACCCAAGGGCTTCTCCAATGGGCGCCTGCGTTGCCTGGATCGAAACACTGAGGTGGAGAGAACTCTTCCGGCAAGCCACATCACCTCTGTTCGCTTGGCCTAG
- a CDS encoding cold-shock protein codes for MPTGKVKFYDEEKGFGFISTDDGQEVFLHVSALPEGVKVRPGTRLEFGVAEGKRGAQALSVRVLDAPAGREKLDRKPADDMAIIVEDLVKLLDGIGNNLKRGNYPDKAHSAKIAALLRRVADDFDV; via the coding sequence ATGCCAACCGGCAAAGTGAAGTTTTACGACGAGGAAAAAGGCTTCGGCTTTATCTCAACAGACGACGGTCAGGAAGTATTCCTGCACGTCTCCGCCCTGCCTGAAGGTGTGAAGGTTCGTCCTGGAACCCGCCTCGAGTTTGGTGTGGCTGAAGGAAAGCGCGGTGCTCAGGCGCTATCTGTTCGTGTGCTCGATGCACCCGCAGGTCGCGAGAAGCTGGACCGTAAACCAGCTGATGACATGGCCATCATCGTGGAAGATTTGGTCAAGCTCCTTGATGGTATTGGTAACAACCTCAAGCGTGGAAACTATCCAGATAAGGCTCACAGCGCCAAGATTGCTGCGCTACTGCGCCGCGTAGCAGATGACTTTGATGTCTAA
- a CDS encoding DUF3027 domain-containing protein: MSKAFPQLTALHQTLALAALHEITTPESIGELEVETIDHDGIATLQYACKLDGYPNWRWNVSLATLEGEDPTVMEAELLPAEGALVAPEWIPWSVRLAEFLEAQKQAAAAGIELDEELPEGLLDLAEGALDGTVLDDELEDLNDSDDGEDDEDEDDDLDEDDLDEDEDDEEDDDEDDLVSAPTHGGDIDGVDIDDLDDSANAERED; this comes from the coding sequence ATGTCTAAAGCTTTCCCTCAACTCACCGCGCTGCACCAAACCCTGGCGCTTGCTGCGCTGCACGAAATCACCACCCCAGAAAGCATTGGCGAACTTGAGGTGGAAACCATCGACCACGATGGGATTGCCACGCTGCAATATGCCTGCAAGCTTGATGGCTATCCCAACTGGCGCTGGAATGTGAGCCTGGCCACCCTTGAGGGCGAAGACCCCACGGTGATGGAGGCAGAACTGTTGCCTGCCGAGGGTGCACTGGTTGCCCCTGAGTGGATTCCGTGGTCTGTGCGGCTTGCAGAATTCTTGGAAGCACAAAAGCAGGCTGCTGCTGCAGGTATTGAACTGGATGAAGAACTCCCTGAAGGCCTGCTGGATCTGGCCGAGGGTGCACTTGATGGCACCGTCCTCGATGACGAACTAGAAGATCTCAACGACAGTGATGACGGTGAGGATGACGAAGATGAGGATGATGACCTCGACGAGGACGACCTCGACGAAGATGAGGATGACGAGGAAGACGATGACGAGGACGATCTCGTCTCAGCACCGACCCACGGTGGAGATATCGACGGAGTCGATATCGATGACCTCGATGACAGCGCAAACGCTGAGCGCGAGGACTAG
- the serC gene encoding phosphoserine transaminase, protein MAEITIPSELLPVDGRFGCGPSKVRPEQLTALAGRGAELLGTSHRQAPIKNMVGRVRSGLAELFNLPDGYEVVLGNGGSTAFWDAAAFSLIEKQSQNMVCGEFGGKFAAAAKTPWLTAPHVIEAPAGSRADAVATAGIDVYAWAHNETSTGVMSPVTRVHGDAGALTVVDATSAAGGIKIDAAQTDVYYFAPQKNFASDGGLWFALFSPAAIERVERIAASDRYIPEFLSLKNAIDNSRLEQTLNTPAVATLVLLEEQINWMNASGGLGWADARTKESSNLLYNWADSVDYATPFVANPEHRSQVVVTIDFNDDIDAAAIAKILRANGIVDTEPYRKLGRNQLRVATFTAIEPSDVAALISSIEYVVERL, encoded by the coding sequence ATGGCAGAGATCACCATCCCCAGCGAACTTCTTCCCGTTGACGGCCGTTTCGGCTGCGGACCATCCAAGGTTCGCCCCGAGCAGCTGACAGCTCTTGCTGGCCGTGGTGCAGAGCTTCTGGGCACCAGCCACCGCCAAGCACCCATCAAGAACATGGTTGGTCGCGTTCGTTCGGGACTGGCTGAACTGTTCAATCTGCCCGACGGCTATGAAGTTGTGCTCGGTAACGGTGGATCCACCGCGTTTTGGGATGCAGCTGCGTTTTCTCTCATCGAAAAGCAGAGCCAAAACATGGTCTGTGGTGAATTTGGCGGCAAGTTCGCAGCCGCAGCCAAGACACCGTGGCTGACCGCGCCACACGTCATCGAAGCGCCAGCAGGTTCTCGTGCTGATGCAGTGGCTACCGCAGGCATCGACGTCTATGCCTGGGCACACAACGAAACCTCGACCGGTGTGATGTCCCCGGTGACCAGGGTTCACGGCGATGCAGGCGCACTCACCGTGGTCGATGCCACGAGCGCAGCAGGCGGTATCAAGATCGATGCAGCCCAAACTGATGTGTACTACTTTGCTCCGCAGAAAAACTTTGCTTCTGATGGTGGTCTGTGGTTTGCCCTGTTCTCCCCCGCTGCCATTGAGCGGGTTGAGCGCATTGCTGCCAGCGACCGTTACATCCCTGAGTTCTTGAGCCTGAAGAACGCTATTGACAACTCACGCCTCGAGCAAACCCTTAACACTCCTGCGGTGGCAACCTTGGTGTTGCTCGAAGAGCAAATCAACTGGATGAATGCTTCCGGTGGTTTGGGCTGGGCAGATGCGCGAACCAAAGAATCTTCAAACCTTCTTTACAACTGGGCAGACAGTGTCGACTACGCGACCCCCTTCGTTGCCAACCCTGAGCACCGTTCTCAGGTCGTGGTCACGATTGACTTCAACGATGACATTGACGCTGCAGCTATCGCCAAGATTCTTCGCGCTAACGGAATTGTTGACACCGAGCCTTATCGCAAACTCGGACGCAACCAATTGCGTGTGGCAACGTTCACAGCAATTGAACCGAGTGATGTTGCTGCTCTGATTAGCTCAATCGAATACGTCGTCGAACGTCTCTAG
- a CDS encoding metal-dependent transcriptional regulator, translating into MTDLIDTTEMYLRTILELEEENIVPMRARISERVGHSGPTVSQTVARMERDGLVLVSDDRHLELTDEGRSKAVHVMRKHRLAERLLSDIIGLEWEYVHDEACRWEHVMSDRVERRILEMLGNPSQSPYGNPIPGLDELGLTPAEGFLDGVANLLDLLQASGEESTGVVRRLGEPAQINPELLHDFAEAGLIPGSTIFFTRDGDRVRVRAEGYTGSLDLPLDVAVHVFVEHSL; encoded by the coding sequence ATGACGGATCTGATCGACACCACCGAGATGTATCTGCGCACCATCCTCGAACTCGAGGAAGAGAACATTGTTCCCATGCGTGCGCGCATCTCTGAGCGCGTAGGCCATTCTGGCCCCACCGTGTCTCAGACCGTGGCACGCATGGAGCGTGACGGTTTGGTTCTCGTCTCCGATGATCGTCACCTCGAGCTCACCGATGAGGGGCGCTCTAAGGCCGTACATGTGATGCGTAAGCACCGCCTAGCGGAACGGCTTCTCAGCGACATTATTGGTTTGGAGTGGGAATACGTTCACGACGAAGCCTGCCGCTGGGAACACGTGATGAGCGACAGGGTGGAACGCCGCATTCTCGAGATGTTGGGCAACCCCTCCCAGTCTCCTTACGGCAACCCCATCCCAGGTTTGGACGAGTTAGGGCTCACTCCCGCTGAGGGCTTCCTTGATGGTGTTGCTAACCTGTTGGATCTGCTGCAGGCCTCGGGAGAAGAAAGCACCGGTGTGGTACGACGCTTGGGTGAACCTGCACAAATCAACCCAGAGCTGTTGCACGATTTTGCTGAGGCAGGGTTGATTCCTGGCTCCACAATTTTCTTCACTCGTGACGGTGATCGGGTTCGCGTCAGGGCTGAGGGATACACCGGTTCCCTCGATTTACCCCTAGATGTTGCGGTTCACGTTTTCGTTGAACACAGCCTGTAG
- a CDS encoding C40 family peptidase, which produces MSRRARKLANKKSLKKSARSAFSSVKESASSAMAVASQAVTPRHERTEPRERRSFSNSGFFRAGVMTVAAGIVATIAIPAYAFNPETRDQELLENTASTVYQRSSGQDAEVSADAASITAGRDGYAITAASRAAMNVSGGPSYASVMANPPNPNFSLAGIFAEGMKYIGTPYVYAGSSPAGFDCSGFTMYVYATFGVALPHNSQSQAAMGTPISEADAQPGDIVWMPGHVGLWGGPGMILDAPVPGGTVQLRKIWTSNYQIIRIGI; this is translated from the coding sequence ATGTCGCGTCGAGCACGCAAGCTCGCCAACAAAAAAAGCTTGAAAAAAAGCGCTCGCAGCGCATTTAGTTCCGTCAAGGAATCTGCCAGCTCAGCCATGGCAGTTGCTTCTCAGGCGGTAACACCTCGCCACGAGCGCACTGAGCCTCGCGAGCGCCGTTCTTTCTCCAACTCTGGTTTCTTCCGCGCTGGCGTGATGACCGTTGCCGCTGGAATCGTTGCAACAATTGCCATTCCTGCGTACGCGTTCAACCCAGAAACTCGTGATCAGGAACTGCTCGAAAACACCGCCTCGACGGTGTATCAGCGCAGCTCCGGTCAGGATGCTGAAGTTTCGGCAGATGCAGCCTCGATTACTGCAGGCCGTGATGGCTACGCCATCACGGCTGCATCTCGTGCGGCAATGAATGTTTCTGGTGGCCCTTCCTATGCTTCGGTGATGGCAAATCCACCTAACCCGAACTTCAGCCTCGCCGGCATCTTTGCTGAAGGCATGAAGTACATCGGAACTCCTTACGTTTATGCCGGTAGTTCTCCTGCTGGCTTCGACTGCTCCGGTTTCACTATGTATGTCTATGCAACATTCGGTGTTGCCTTGCCACACAACTCGCAGTCTCAAGCAGCTATGGGCACACCTATTTCTGAAGCGGATGCACAGCCCGGCGATATTGTGTGGATGCCCGGTCACGTCGGCCTGTGGGGTGGTCCCGGAATGATTCTGGATGCGCCCGTTCCTGGTGGAACCGTGCAATTGCGCAAGATCTGGACCTCCAACTACCAGATCATCCGCATCGGTATCTAA
- a CDS encoding HNH endonuclease, protein MRTLVLNAGYEPLAIVSFRRALMLVMSQKATVLRADSEHPVEAITARFDRPSVIVLSRYVRVPYSRRVPLTRRGVLRRDGHHCAYCGKSANTIDHVIPKSRGGAESWENLVACCFKCNNIKSDRTPQEMGWRLRITPRMPAGPSWFAMGLEHRDTAWDDYLAPAA, encoded by the coding sequence ATGCGAACACTGGTTCTCAACGCAGGATATGAACCTCTTGCAATCGTGTCATTCCGTCGAGCGCTCATGCTGGTCATGAGTCAGAAGGCGACCGTTCTCCGTGCCGACAGCGAGCACCCCGTTGAAGCCATCACGGCCCGCTTCGATCGTCCTTCCGTCATTGTTCTCTCCCGTTATGTTCGTGTTCCCTACTCCCGCAGGGTGCCTCTCACTAGGCGCGGAGTGCTGCGGCGAGATGGACATCACTGCGCCTACTGCGGCAAGAGCGCCAACACCATTGACCACGTAATTCCCAAATCGCGCGGGGGAGCAGAGTCGTGGGAAAACCTCGTGGCGTGCTGCTTCAAATGCAACAACATTAAGTCTGATCGCACTCCCCAAGAAATGGGGTGGCGCTTGCGCATCACTCCGCGAATGCCGGCTGGACCAAGCTGGTTTGCCATGGGGCTTGAACACCGTGACACCGCGTGGGATGACTACCTCGCCCCAGCTGCCTAG
- a CDS encoding prevent-host-death protein, protein MSVTLERKVFQSSELSRQPLPVFEAATVEPVEITRRDDDTLVLMSKRENDARDRLLELAAQIIAITVEDDPRPLGERCADVFNWMWALDAVDREQCALDLIRASRASFATKKAYLAMTELASWQATAAALADDLSNEPIQWHDINEPVEKP, encoded by the coding sequence ATGTCAGTCACTCTTGAACGCAAGGTTTTTCAATCCTCTGAGCTTTCGCGTCAACCCCTGCCCGTTTTCGAAGCAGCCACAGTAGAACCTGTTGAAATCACGCGCCGCGATGATGACACATTGGTGTTGATGAGTAAGCGCGAAAACGATGCACGTGATCGGTTGCTCGAGTTAGCTGCCCAGATCATCGCTATTACTGTTGAGGACGACCCTCGCCCACTAGGGGAGCGGTGTGCTGATGTCTTCAATTGGATGTGGGCCTTAGATGCCGTGGATCGTGAGCAGTGTGCTCTAGATCTCATTCGTGCTTCTCGAGCATCTTTTGCAACGAAAAAGGCATACCTTGCCATGACTGAATTGGCTTCCTGGCAAGCAACAGCTGCTGCTCTGGCAGATGACCTCAGCAACGAGCCGATTCAGTGGCATGACATTAATGAGCCGGTCGAGAAGCCCTAG
- a CDS encoding LysR family transcriptional regulator: MLSLQQFRVLIAIRDAGSLTKAAENLGYGTPTVTHHLNLLEAHFGAVLVERGNRGVTLTPLGEATVREAETIMARVDDLERIIAEHRDAGLVTLRLGTFASLGSKLLPPAIHELQATTNVRIEVVEAEPLELVELLRRSELDAALLYDLADDPSIIEKDLELVQLLREPYRVLVARESPLAQEKKLDFVQLASTSWVRTRHVDEATERVLLRACRNAGFLPKEFIRTDDLSMIHGLVSEGLCLAIMTESAANTSLGVSLKATVQNLGERSVYFATRTGQLPAAVTKLRSLLVGLTK, translated from the coding sequence GTGCTGAGTTTGCAACAATTTCGAGTCCTCATAGCTATTCGCGATGCGGGCAGTCTGACTAAAGCTGCCGAGAACTTGGGCTACGGTACCCCCACGGTAACCCACCACCTCAACCTTCTCGAGGCTCACTTTGGTGCAGTTTTGGTGGAGCGCGGAAACCGCGGAGTCACCTTGACTCCATTGGGTGAGGCCACAGTTCGTGAAGCAGAAACCATCATGGCTCGAGTCGACGACCTCGAGCGAATCATCGCTGAGCACCGCGATGCGGGATTGGTCACACTGCGCCTGGGTACGTTCGCCTCTCTGGGCTCCAAACTTCTGCCACCTGCAATTCACGAACTTCAGGCCACGACAAATGTTCGTATCGAAGTAGTTGAAGCAGAACCACTTGAACTGGTCGAACTCCTGCGCCGCAGCGAACTTGATGCGGCACTTCTCTATGACCTCGCTGATGACCCGAGCATCATTGAAAAAGATCTCGAGCTCGTCCAACTTTTGCGTGAGCCCTACCGAGTCTTAGTTGCACGAGAAAGCCCACTTGCCCAGGAAAAGAAACTCGACTTTGTTCAGCTTGCTTCTACCAGTTGGGTTCGCACCCGCCATGTAGACGAAGCAACCGAACGAGTGTTACTTCGTGCCTGCCGTAACGCCGGCTTTCTCCCTAAAGAATTCATTCGAACTGATGACCTCAGCATGATTCATGGCCTTGTGAGCGAAGGACTCTGTTTGGCAATTATGACGGAGTCTGCTGCCAACACTTCACTTGGAGTGTCCTTGAAGGCCACTGTCCAAAATCTTGGTGAACGCAGTGTGTACTTCGCAACGCGCACTGGCCAGCTGCCGGCAGCCGTCACTAAGTTACGTTCATTGCTCGTTGGCCTAACGAAATAA
- a CDS encoding aminotransferase class I/II-fold pyridoxal phosphate-dependent enzyme produces the protein MTVPVVLNQNTTPYADAIRSLAEKDWQRLHVPGHQAKVENAPGLEPVVGAKALSLDFPMLMTGVDQDTWRSRAAGNPTPLMQAQALAADAWGASRIWFITNGASGGNHIATMVVKGLGLEFAVQRSVHSSVIDGVVHAGLTPHFIHGVIDTGLGSAHGVTAAQVSRVLDEHPESSAVYIVTPSYFGAVSDVAAIAEVAHQHGVPLIVDEAWGSHFGMHPELPVNAVRLGADLVISSTHKGAGSLTQSAMLQLGHGPFAQQIESLVDRVVRSYQSTSCSSLLLSSLDEARRHLAVNGTEAIGAALESVRAIRLGIRQSERFRDATLDIVRSEGTVDYDPFKVAIDMRGAGITGNDAQYLLIRDHQVYSELSTPSALLLLVGATSPVDVDRFLEALHSLPKEETEPQRPEVLIPAACERAMQPTEAFFSKVELVNFADAVGRISADSLAAYPPGVPNVIPGEVLSEEVVNFLRTTAAAPSGYVRGASDPALEKFRVVA, from the coding sequence ATGACTGTTCCTGTTGTGCTCAATCAGAACACCACGCCATATGCCGATGCCATTCGGTCATTGGCAGAAAAAGATTGGCAGCGACTGCACGTTCCTGGTCACCAAGCCAAGGTCGAAAATGCACCGGGACTCGAACCCGTAGTTGGTGCCAAAGCGCTCTCTCTAGATTTCCCCATGCTCATGACGGGTGTGGATCAAGACACCTGGCGGAGCCGAGCTGCAGGAAATCCCACTCCGCTGATGCAAGCGCAAGCACTGGCTGCCGACGCGTGGGGAGCGAGCCGCATCTGGTTCATCACTAATGGCGCCTCAGGTGGAAATCACATTGCCACCATGGTGGTCAAGGGACTCGGTTTAGAGTTTGCTGTTCAGCGCAGCGTGCATTCAAGCGTAATAGATGGCGTGGTTCATGCAGGACTCACTCCACACTTCATTCATGGCGTGATCGACACCGGATTAGGTTCTGCTCATGGAGTGACGGCGGCACAAGTGTCGAGAGTGCTCGACGAACACCCAGAATCTTCTGCGGTATATATCGTCACTCCAAGTTACTTTGGTGCTGTTTCAGATGTGGCAGCGATCGCGGAAGTTGCCCACCAGCACGGTGTTCCCCTCATCGTGGACGAAGCTTGGGGCTCCCATTTTGGCATGCACCCAGAACTGCCTGTGAATGCTGTGAGATTAGGCGCAGATTTGGTTATTTCAAGCACTCACAAGGGTGCTGGTTCGCTGACCCAGTCAGCCATGCTGCAGCTTGGACATGGACCATTCGCCCAGCAAATTGAGTCCCTCGTCGACCGGGTCGTGAGGTCGTACCAATCTACGAGCTGCAGCTCCCTCCTGCTCTCGTCGTTGGATGAAGCTCGTCGCCACCTCGCCGTGAATGGCACAGAGGCTATCGGCGCAGCGCTAGAAAGTGTGCGTGCAATTCGGCTGGGGATTCGTCAGAGTGAACGTTTCCGCGACGCCACCCTAGACATTGTTCGGAGCGAAGGAACAGTCGACTATGACCCATTCAAAGTGGCTATTGATATGCGCGGTGCGGGTATCACCGGCAACGATGCGCAGTATCTCTTAATCCGAGATCATCAGGTATATAGCGAGCTCTCAACCCCGTCTGCTCTGTTGTTATTAGTCGGTGCAACCTCCCCGGTTGACGTGGATCGCTTCCTTGAAGCACTTCATTCTTTACCCAAGGAGGAGACTGAGCCACAACGTCCTGAGGTGTTAATTCCTGCTGCCTGTGAACGGGCAATGCAGCCCACGGAAGCTTTTTTCAGCAAAGTGGAGTTGGTCAATTTTGCAGATGCGGTTGGACGTATCTCAGCTGACTCTCTCGCTGCGTATCCACCAGGAGTACCCAACGTGATTCCAGGAGAAGTGCTCAGCGAAGAAGTGGTTAACTTTCTTCGCACCACAGCAGCAGCTCCCTCTGGCTATGTCCGAGGAGCTTCTGACCCGGCACTGGAAAAATTCCGAGTAGTAGCGTAA
- the rlmN gene encoding 23S rRNA (adenine(2503)-C(2))-methyltransferase RlmN, with amino-acid sequence MTEKRGARNLTDRAQQRPQVRPTPEGWTQNVDAEGRPTLQFEAPKRGAKPPVHLADLTPEERKAQVTELGLPAFRAKQISTHYFSHYTSDPEKMTDLPAAGRAELVESLLPPLMTEVKRLSTDNGDTIKFLWRLFDGALVESVLMRYPGRITLCVSSQAGCGMNCPFCATGQAGLTRNMSAAEIVDQVVRANAVIAAGELGGKRRSEEGQPERVSNIVFMGMGEPLANYNRLMTAVRTMLAPQPEGLGMSARHITVSSVGLAPAIHKLADEGLQLTFALSLHAPDDELRDELIPVNSRWKVDEALDAAYAYYEKTGRRVSIEYALIKDMNDHAWRADLLAQKLNERGRGWVHVNPIPLNPTPGSIWTSSEPSIMREFVRRLEERGIPTTLRDTRGKEIDGACGQLAAAD; translated from the coding sequence ATGACAGAAAAGCGTGGAGCACGGAACCTTACCGACCGCGCACAGCAGAGACCCCAGGTTCGGCCCACCCCGGAAGGGTGGACACAGAACGTTGACGCTGAGGGTCGTCCCACACTTCAGTTCGAAGCGCCCAAGCGTGGTGCAAAACCCCCTGTTCACCTAGCAGACCTCACTCCTGAGGAGCGCAAAGCTCAGGTGACCGAACTAGGTCTTCCTGCTTTCCGCGCCAAACAAATCAGCACACACTACTTCTCTCACTACACAAGCGATCCAGAAAAAATGACCGACCTGCCTGCGGCAGGACGTGCCGAGTTGGTTGAGTCACTGTTGCCTCCGCTCATGACTGAGGTCAAGAGACTGAGCACCGACAACGGCGACACCATCAAGTTTCTGTGGCGGTTGTTTGACGGGGCTCTCGTTGAGTCTGTGTTGATGCGCTATCCCGGACGCATCACACTGTGTGTTTCTTCCCAAGCAGGTTGCGGCATGAACTGTCCGTTCTGCGCAACAGGCCAGGCGGGATTGACGCGCAATATGTCGGCGGCTGAAATTGTGGATCAGGTCGTCCGCGCTAATGCTGTGATTGCCGCTGGTGAGCTTGGCGGTAAGCGCCGATCAGAAGAAGGCCAGCCTGAACGAGTGAGCAACATTGTGTTCATGGGCATGGGTGAACCCTTAGCGAACTACAACCGCCTGATGACCGCGGTGCGCACCATGCTGGCACCGCAGCCAGAGGGCTTGGGGATGTCAGCTCGTCACATCACCGTTTCCTCAGTGGGACTAGCCCCCGCTATTCACAAGCTTGCAGATGAAGGTTTGCAGCTGACGTTTGCTCTCTCGTTGCACGCACCTGATGACGAACTGCGCGACGAGCTCATCCCGGTGAATTCGCGTTGGAAAGTCGATGAGGCTCTCGATGCGGCCTATGCCTATTACGAAAAAACTGGTCGTCGCGTTTCCATCGAATACGCACTAATCAAAGATATGAACGACCACGCCTGGCGCGCGGATCTTCTTGCTCAGAAGCTCAACGAGCGCGGACGTGGATGGGTTCACGTAAACCCCATCCCACTCAATCCCACCCCGGGATCTATCTGGACTTCTTCAGAACCGTCGATTATGCGTGAATTTGTTCGACGCCTTGAAGAGCGCGGTATTCCCACCACGCTGCGAGACACTCGAGGCAAAGAAATTGATGGTGCGTGCGGACAATTAGCGGCAGCTGACTAA